A genomic window from Solanum stenotomum isolate F172 chromosome 10, ASM1918654v1, whole genome shotgun sequence includes:
- the LOC125842992 gene encoding non-specific lipid-transfer protein 4-like produces MAFSQMQKISAFCFLLCIVIISPQAEAAISCNTVYSKLMPCLSYLMGGSNKSAAPAGCCSGIQSLYTAASTTTDRQGVCSCLKSGAASLGNSIDTSKAATLLSKCGVTVPYKISPDIDCSQVQ; encoded by the coding sequence ATGGCTTTCTCCCAAATGCAAAAAATTTCAGCATTTTGTTTCCTCCTATGCATAGTGATCATTTCACCCCAAGCAGAAGCTGCAATCTCATGCAACACAGTGTACTCTAAGTTAATGCCCTGCCTCAGCTACCTCATGGGAGGTAGCAACAAGTCAGCGGCCCCAGCTGGCTGCTGCAGCGGGATTCAGTCCCTCTACACAGCAGCCAGCACCACTACGGACCGACAGGGGGTATGTTCCTGCCTGAAATCAGGGGCAGCAAGTCTTGGCAACAGTATTGATACTAGCAAGGCTGCTACACTTCTTAGCAAATGTGGTGTCACTGTTCCTTACAAGATTAGCCCCGACATTGACTGTTCTCAAGTCCAGTAA